One region of Vespula vulgaris chromosome 9, iyVesVulg1.1, whole genome shotgun sequence genomic DNA includes:
- the LOC127066100 gene encoding talin-1 isoform X2: MATLSLRISIPEKNATKMMQFDPSTSVYDACRIIREKLAEASNMGQPKDYGLFFADEDVKKGVWLEPVRNLDYYILRNGDLLEYRRKLRTLRVRMLDGTLKTLLVDDSQPVANLMVVICTKIGITNHDEYSLVRELVDEETENQKPGNFGTLTLKRRKEDKGERDAKMDQLRKKLKTDDEVNWIDPSKTLREQGIDESETVLLRRKFFFSDQNIDSRDPVQLSLLYVQARDAILDGTHPVTQEKACIFAGIQCQIQFGDHKEDKHKPGFLDLKEFLPQSYVKVKGIEKKVFAEHKKHVGLSELDAKVLYTKTARSLSTYGVTFFLVKEKMKGKNKLVPRLLGVTKDSVLRLDEKTKEILKTWPLTTVRRWGASPNTFTLDFGDYSDQYYSVQTTEAEQILQLIAGYIDIILKKQKGKDHFGIEGDEGSTMVEDSVSPLKATIMQHETSNVGKGNVEAVSVAIPAVIRAGGDGARPYGTGHMGGAQYTTVSGQVNIAHAPPMVQQTKVTSVLSEPQRALLSTITAGHEVINIAETELSCKAQLPELGTDPASLKWIEQTIDTHKQNVGSQIAAMNAATAQVVTLTSGPADDVDHTAVGAAITTIATNLPEMTKGVRMIAALMEDESSGERLLDAARKLCSAFSDLLKATEPETKEPRQNLLNAASRVGEASHQVLTTIGEENDSNRELQDMLLALAKAVANTTAALVLKAKNIAATCEDSATQNRVISAATQCALATSQLVACAKVVAPTLHSPACQTQLMNAVREVTKAVEGLVEVCNETCNDENLLKELSTAASEVSRTLNDLLNHIKTATRGERAKESIQEGAVETILVATDKLFASTGDAGEMVRQARVVGQATAQLIQSIKGEAEKQTDPEQQRRLLAAAKILADATAKMVEAARQCTSSPHDAKMQDQLRQAAEELRTATTVAATPALRRKLIVRLEACAKQAASTATQCIAASSGAVHHNTNHASQEELNVECRLMAQHIPHLVAGVKGTQAQPDNPTAQLNLINAAEQFLQPGTAVIKAARAVLPTVTDQASAMQLNNTSQQLGSSLADLRSAVTRAREACGGLELDAAEELINSLKDELKEFYQAVEAASLRPLPEETMESTALRLGSTSKNVGYAMAQLLSAAKQGNENYTGSAARETASALKDLTYAVRGVAATSNQPETQKKVLMTADDVILRSLHLVQEARRALKNPDNPENEANLAAVAKDVSHSLNKCVSCLPGQRDVDDAIRTIDDMSQVLNMNEFPHTDKNYGQLQNDLNNAAANLNDASSNVVSSVRSPVQLASSSKQFSNAFGDLLGVGMEMASQTTVETRSQMVVSLKNVSMTSSKLLTTAKSVAADPSAPNAKNQLSAAARAVTDSINYLVDVCTSAAPGQNECDNAIRNIQSMASLLDNPSEPISDASYFECLEIVMEKSKSLGDGMTGIANHAKKSEHEQFSVAVRGVSSSICGLIEAAAQAAYLVGVSDPTSVAGKPGLVDQAQFLRAAQAIHTGCQSLGNPTSTQQQVLSAATMIAKHTSALCNACRQASSKTSNPVAKRHFVQSAKDVANSTASLVKEIKALDQNYSEINREKCAEATKPLLEAVDNLCTFASSPEFASQPAKISVAARAAQEPITSAGKAIIGGSCAMVQVAKSLAISPKDPPTWQLLANNSKNVSDSIKSLVASIRDKAPGQKECEAAIEKLSARIRELDTASLSAVSQALVPRRDNTVQGFTDQMESSASELREKLEPLRNAAKYEAENVGHSVNQVALYCEPLVSCAIGAASNMVHSKQQMVLLDQTKTVAESALQLIYVTKESGGNPNATSLHAEVDETVESMKDALHELQNTLETISTSNGIVTGLIDTISRAMVRLEDHRMSTIDTVDSYVDYQTRMVEAAKEIARLAQEMSTKSSTDVARLGPLAVDISHKYTQLARDTSGASAAASNADVSTRLRTGVQELGQTCIDIVRAAGTCQMSLGDVYTQREVAEHSKIVTEKVSQVLAALQAGSRGTQACINAASTVSGIIGDLDTTIMFATAGTLHAENEGDTFADHRENILKTAKALVEDTKTLVAGAASSQEQLAVAAQNAVSTIVQLAEVVKYGAASLGSQNPEAQVMLINAVKDVASALGDLIHATKAASGKPINDPSMAHLKDSAKVLEQQLQQQFVPLSDFGGSDSDWFVSDQEEELIRLLSVSESNQPAQPTSDLVLLM, from the exons ATGGCCACATTATCTTTACGGATCTCCATTCCGGAGAAAAATGCAACGAAGATGATGCAATTTGATCCAAGTACGTCAGTTTATGATGCCTGTCGTATAATACGAGAAAAATTAGCAGAGGCCAGTAATATGGGACAAC ccAAGGATTACGGACTTTTTTTTGCCGACGAGGACGTAAAGAAAGGTGTTTGGCTCGAACCAGTAAGGAATctcgattattatatcttacgaAACGGCGATCTTTTGGAATATCGTCGTAAACTTCGTACTCTGAGAGTACGAATGTTGGATGGTACATTGAAAACATTGTTGGTAGACGATAGTCAACCTGTCGCTAATCTTATGGTAGTTATATGCACGAAAATTGGGATTACAAATCACGACGAGTATTCTCTTGTACGCGAGCTCGTTGACGAAGAAACGGAAAATCAAAAACCTGGTAACTTTGGTACTTTAACgttgaagagaagaaaggaggacAAAGGTGAGAGAGATGCTAAGATGGATCAATTGAGGAAGAAACTTAAAACTGACGACGAAG TTAATTGGATAGATCCAAGTAAGACTCTTCGTGAGCAAGGTATCGACGAATCGGAAACGGtattattaagaagaaaatttttcttctcggaTCAGAACATCGACAGTCGGGATCCGGTGCAATTGTCACTTTTATACGTACAAGCAAGGGATGCAATTTTGGATGGTACACATCCGGTTACACAAGAGAAAGCTTGCATCTTCGCTGGTATCCAATGTCAAATACAATTCGGTGATCACAAGGAGGACAAACATAAGCCAGGTTTTTTGGA CTTGAAAGAATTCTTACCGCAATCTTACGTGAAAGTAAAGGGTATCGAGAAGAAGGTATTCGCCGAGCATAAGAAACACGTTGGATTGTCCGAACTCGATGCTAAAGTTTTGTACACGAAAACGGCTAGATCATTGAGCACATACGGTGTCACGTTCTTTTTGGTAAAGGAAAAGATGAAGGGTAAAAATAAACTTGTACCAAGATTGCTCGGTGTAACGAAGGATTCAGTTTTACGATTAGACGAGAAGaccaaagaaatattaaaaacgtgGCCATTGACAACCGTCCGACGTTGGGGTGCTTCCCCGAATACGTTCACCCTTGATTTCGGAGATTATTCCGATCAATATTACAGCGTACAAACTACCGAGGCAGAACAAATCTTACAATTGATCGCTGGTTACATAGATATCATATTGAAGAAGCAAAAGGGTAAAGATCATTTTGGTATCGAAGGGGACGAAGGATCAACTATGGTCGAGGATAGTGTGTCACCTTTAAA aGCGACAATTATGCAACACGAGACTAGTAACGTTGGAAAGGGAAATGTTGAAGCTGTTTCCGTCGCAATACCCGCAGTTATAAGAGCAGGTGGTGATG gGGCTCGACCATATGGGACAGGTCACATGGGTGGTGCTCAATACACGACCGTCAGCGGACAAGTCAACATCGCACATGCTCCGCCAATG gTGCAACAAACAAAAGTTACATCCGTCCTGTCGGAACCACAGCGTGCCTTACTTTCGACGATAACAGCCGGTCACGAGGTGATCAATATCGCAGAAACGGAACTCTCTTGCAAAGCACAATTACCGGAACTCGGTACCGATCCAGCATCCCTAAAATGGATCGAACAGACCATAGATACGCACAAACAAAATGTTGGCTCTCAGATAGCAGCGATGAACGCAGCTACGGCACAAGTAGTAACGTTGACTTCGGGCCCAGCGGATGACGTCGATCATACGGCCGTAGGTGCAGCGATAACAACCATAGCCACGAATCTTCCTGAAATGACAAAAGGTGTTAGAATGATAGCAGCTTTGATGGAGGATGAATCATCTGGAGAACGTTTACTCGATGCAGCTAGAAAATTGTGTTCCGCTTTCTCAGATCTACTGAAAGCGACGGAACCAGAAACTAAAGAG CCAAGGCAGAACTTGTTGAACGCTGCATCACGGGTTGGCGAAGCGTCGCATCAAGTATTGACAACGATCGGCGAGGAAAACGATTCAAATCGAGAATTACAGGATATGTTGCTCGCATTAGCGAAAGCTGTAGCGAACACGACTGCCGCGTTGGTATTAAAAGCGAAAAACATAGCGGCTACCTGCGAGGATTCGGCTACGCAGAACAGAGTAATATCAGCGGCCACGCAATGTGCGTTAGCTACGTCCCAATTGGTAGCTTGTGCGAAAGTGGTAGCACCGACTTTGCACTCGCCCGCTTGTCAAACGCAGTTGATGAACGCCGTGAGAGAGGTAACGAAAGCTGTCGAGGGTTTGGTCGAGGTCTGTAACGAGACCTGTAACGATGAAAACTTATTGAAAGAATTGAGTACGGCAGCGAGCGAAGTCAGCAGAACGTTGAACGATCTTTTGAATCATATTAAAACAGCTACCAGAGGCGAACGTGCAAAGGAATCTATTCAAGAGGGTGCGGTCGAAACGATTCTCGTAGCGACGGATAAACTTTTCGCTAGTACGGGAGACGCCGGTGAAATGGTCAGACAGGCTAGAGTAGTTGGACAAGCTACAGCGCAATTGATTCAAAGTATCAAAGGTGAAGCTGAGAAACAGACCGATCCGGAACAACAGCGACGTCTCTTAGCAGCCGCTAAGATATTGGCCGATGCTACAGCGAAAATGGTAGAAGCCGCTAGACAATGTACGAGCAGCCCGCACGACGCTAAGATGCAAGATCAGCTTAGACAAGCTGCCGAGGAATTAAGAACGGCTACAACGGTAGCCGCTACTCCGGCATTGCGTAGAAAATTGATCGTACGTTTGGAGGCTTGCGCGAAACAAGCCGCATCCACGGCAACTCAATGCATCGCTGCTTCTTCCGGTGCTGTACACCACAACACGAATCACGCGAGTCAGGAGGAATTGAACGTAGAGTGTAGATTGATGGCTCAACACATACCGCATTTAGTCGCTGGAGTAAAAGGGACCCAGGCTCAACCGGACAATCCTACCGCACAACTTAATCTGATTAATGCCGCGGAACAATTTTTACAACCGGGCACTGCCGTAATCAAAGCTGCCAGGGCTGTTTTGCCTACAGTAACCGATCAGGCATCAGCAATGCAACTGAATAATACGTCTCAACAACTTGGTTCCTCGTTGGCCGATTTAAGATCGGCCGTAACACGAGCTAGAGAAGCTTGCGGTGGATTAGAATTAGATGCTGCCGAAGAATTAATTAACAGTTTAAAGGACGAATTGAAAGAATTCTATCAAGCTGTAGAAGCTGCCTCTTTGAGGCCATTGCCCGAGGAAACTATGGAATCTACGGCTTTACGACTTGGCTCGACATCCAAGAATGTTGGATATGCTATGGCACAATTGCTGTCAGCTGCTAAACaaggaaacgaaaattatACCGGAAGTGCCGCTAGAGAAACTGCGTCGGCACTTAAAGATCTTACGTATGCTGTACGCGGTGTCGCCGCTACGTCTAATCAACCAGAGACGCAAAAGAAAGTGTTGATGACCGCCGACGACGTAATTCTCCGATCTCTACATCTTGTCCAAGAGGCCAGGCGAGCATTGAAGAATCCAGACAACCCAGAAAATGAAGCGAACTTAGCTGCCGTCGCCAAAGACGTATCGCACTCCTTGAACAAATGTGTCTCTTGTCTGCCTGGTCAGAGAGACGTGGACGATGCTATTCGCACGATAGACGACATGAGTCAAGTTCTTAATATGAATGAGTTCCCGCACACCGATAAGAATTATGG acaATTGCAGAATGACCTCAACAATGCGGCTGCCAACTTGAACGACGCCTCTTCGAACGTCGTCTCTTCGGTTCGTTCACCTGTACAATTGGCAAGTTCTTCCAAACAATTTTCAAATGCTTTCGGAGATCTATTAGGCGTTGGTATGGAAATGGCAAGTCAAACCACCGTAGAAACCAGAAGTCAAATGGtggtttctttgaaaaatgttaGCATGACGTCCAGTAAGCTTCTCACAACAGCCAAGTCAGTAGCCGCCGATCCTAGCGCGCCGAATGCCAAGAATCAACTTTCTGCTGCTGCACGAGCAGTGACAGATTCAATAAATTACTTAGTCGATGTTTGTACATCAGCAGCACCAGGACAAAATGAATGCGATAACGCTATAAGAAACATTCAATCGATGGCATCTCTTTTGGATAATCCTAGCGAACCTATATCCGATGCGTCGTACTTCGAGTGTTTGGAAATTGTTATGGAGAAGAGTAAAAGTCTCGGAGATGGTATGACGGGTATCGCGAATCATGCAAAGAAATCGGAACACGAACAGTTTTCGGTAGCCGTTAGAGGAGTCTCATCATCGATTTGCGGATTAATTGAAGCCGCTGCTCAAGCGGCGTATTTGGTAGGTGTTAGCGATCCTACATCGGTAGCTGGAAAACCTGGCCTCGTAGATCAAGCACAATTCCTGAGAGCCGCTCAAGCGATTCACACTGGTTGTCAGAGTCTTGGTAATCCAACGAGTACTCAACAGCAGGTATTATCGGCGGCTACGATGATAGCCAAACATACCAGTGCATTGTGCAATGCTTGCCGTCAAGCATCTAGTAAAACCAGTAATCCAGTTGCCAAACGTCACTTCGTACAATCGGCAAAGGACGTAGCGAATTCAACCGCTTCCttggtaaaagaaataaaggcaCTCGATCAGAACTATTCCGAGATAAATCGTGAGAAATGTGCGGAAGCGACGAAGCCCCTTTTGGAGGCTGTCGACAATCTTTGCACGTTCGCGAGTTCCCCGGAATTCGCTAGTCAACCGGCTAAAATATCCGTCGCGGCTAGGGCAGCTCAGGAGCCTATAACGAGCGCTGGGAAAGCTATCATCGGTGGTTCCTGCGCGATGGTACAAGTTGCGAAAAGTTTGGCCATATCGCCGAAAGATCCGCCAACCTGGCAACTGTTAGCCAACAACAGCAAAAACGTAAGCGACTCGATCAAGTCGTTGGTCGCATCGATACGTGACAAAGCGCCAGGACAAAAGGAATGCGAGGCCGCGATAGAAAAGCTTTCAGCTAGAATCCGTGAACTGGATACGGCCTCTCTCAGTGCCGTTTCACAGGCCCTTGTACCAAGACGCGATAACACTGTACAAGGTTTCACCGACCAAATGGAGAGTAGCGCGAGCGAATTGCGAGAGAAATTGGAACCGTTGCGTAACGCTGCGAAATACGAAGCCGAAAATGTCGGACATTCCGTTAATCAAGTTGCATTGTACTGCGAGCCCTTGGTATCATGCGCCATTGGTGCCGCATCTAACATGGTACATTCGAAACAACAAATGGTATTGCTCGATCAGACCAAGACGGTAGCAGAATCAGCTTTACAATTGATATACGTTACCAAAGAATCGGGTGGAAATCCTAACGCAACATCTCTTCACGCGGAAGTGGACGAAACCGTCGAATCCATGAAAGACGCGTTACACGAGTTACAAAACACATTGGAAACAATATCAACGTCTAACGGAATTGTTACAGGCTTGATCGATACCATCTCACGAGCTATGGTCAGGCTAGAGGATCATAGAATGTCTACGATCGATACGGTCGACTCTTATGTCGATTATCAAACGAGGATGGTCGAGGCGGCTAAAGAAATCGCAAGACTCGCACAGGAAATG TCGACGAAATCTAGTACGGACGTGGCCAGATTGGGACCGCTTGCAGTAGATATCTCTCACAAATATACACAGCTCGCCCGAGACACTTCAGGTGCATCGGCCGCGGCCTCGAACGCTGACGTTTCAACTAGATTAAGAACCGGTGTTCAAGAACTTGGACAGACCTGTATCGACATAGTACGCGCAGCTGGAACCTGTCAAATGTCACTCGGTGACGTCTACACGCAACGGGAGGTAGCCGAACACAGTAAGATCGTCACGGAGAAGGTCTCTCAAGTTTTGGCCGCTCTACAAGCTGGTTCGCGCGGTACGCAGGCATGTATCAATGCTGCGAGTACGGTATCCGGTATAATCGGTGACCTTGACACAACCATCATGTTCGCTACCGCTGGAACTCTGCACGCGGAGAACGAAGGTGACACGTTCGCCGATCATCGCGAAAACATATTGAAGACTGCTAAAGCTTTGGTGGAAGATACGAAAACGTTGGTTGCTGGTGCTGCTTCCTCGCAAGAACAATTAGCCGTAGCTGCACAAAATGCTGTCTCGACGATCGTACAACTCGCCGAAGTAGTGAAATACGGTGCTGCCAGTCTTGGTAGTCAAAATCCTGAGGCACAGGTTATGCTTATCAACGCTGTTAAAGATGTAGCCTCCGCGTTAGGCGATCTCATACACGCGACCAAAGCTGCAAGTGGCAAACCTATCAACGATCCCAGCATGGCACATTTAAAGGATTCCGCGAAG GTCTTAGAACAACAGCTGCAGCAACAATTCGTGCCTCTGAGTGACTTCGGCGGTTCGGATTCCGATTGGTTCGTGTCCGACCAAGAAGAGGAACTGATACGTCTGCTATCCGTCTCCGAGAGCAATCAACCGGCTCAACCAACCTCCGATTTAGTGTTACTAATGTAG